The following nucleotide sequence is from Melioribacteraceae bacterium.
AAAAATCGCTCTTGTTGGGAAAGGTGTTACTTATGATACCGGTGGTTTATCAATAAAACCAACACAAGGTATGTTGGAAATGAAAGCAGATATGGCCGGCGGTGCAACGGTTATAGGAATTCTAAAAGCAGCGGCAGAATTAAAATTGCCATATGAAATTATCGGTGTGGTTCCGGCAGTTGAAAATACAATTGCAGGGAATGCTTACAAACCCGGTGATGTAATTCGCACTGCTTCCGGTAAATCTATCGAGGTAAAAGATACTGATGCCGAAGGAAGAATAATTTTAGCAGATGCTTTGGAATTTGCTTCAAAACAAAAACCTGATGAAATGTTTGACTTTGCAACATTGACCGGAGCTGTTGCAGTTGCTCTCGGTTTATATTCGGCAGGAATGTTTACAAAAAATGATAATCTCGCCGACTTACTTTATGAAACCGGAATGAGAACCTACGAAAGAGTCTGGCGCTTACCATTTTGGGATGATTACAATAAATTAATCGATAGTGATATTGCAGATGTTAGCAATCTTGGTCCGCGATGGGGCGGAGCAATTACCGCTGGTAAATTTTTAGAAAAATTTGTCGATGAAAAAATTCCGTGGGTTCATTTAGATATTGCCGGTACTGCGATTGAAAATGATATGAATAACTATACTAAAAAATGGCACACAGGATTTGGTGTAAGGTTGATGATTGATTATCTGCAAAACCTTAAGTAAAACTATTTAAAAATTTTGCCGTCTTTTATTTCGTGAATTACATCGCCAAGTTTTACTAATTCCGGATTGTGAGTAACTATTAAAAATGTTATTCCAAACTTGTCTCTAATATCTACAATTAGTTGATGTAACATATCTGAATTTTTTGAGTCAAGATTACCAGAAGGTTCATCCGCAAAAATAATATCAGGATCATTTGCAAGCGCTCTAGCAACTGCAACTCTTTGTTGTTCACCACCTGAAAGTTCAGCGGGTTTATGTTCTTTTCTGTCGGCCAATCCAATTGTGTCTAATAGTTCCTCAGCTCTTTTAAGCGATTTACTTCTCGAAATCCCTTTTACCATTTGCGGGATTGCAATATTTTCCGCTGCCGTAAATTCCGGCAACAGGTGATGAAACTGAAATATAAATCCAATATGATCATTTCTAAACTTGGAAATTTTTTCATCACTTAGTTTCAGTATATCGGTTTGTTTAATTTTTACAATTCCTTCATCAGGTTTATCCAAACCGCTTAATAAATATAGAAGAGTACTTTTGCCTGCACCGGATGCTCCGATTATTACCTCAATATTTTTCTCTTCGACTGTAACATCAATTCCTTTTAGTACTTCGAGTGTTTTTCCTTTAGTGTTGACAAAGGACTTTTTAATATTCACGGCATCTAAAATTATTGACATTTTATTCCCACTTTATTGCTTCTGTGATTGATACTTTAACAGCTTTTTTTGCCGGATAAATCGATGCGAGAAATGTTAAAAATAATGAGGCAAATCCGACTGCAAAAAAATCACCCCACCTTACTTGTATTGGTAAAGAATTGATAATATATTTTGCCGAATCAAGTGGATAGATGTTATAAGTGATTTGTAACCAACAAACGAAATAACCGATCATCATTCCCACCACAGTTCCGATCAATCCAATTAAAATTCCTTCGAACATAAAGATTCTCAGAATCGATTTATTTGTTGCACCCATAGATCGTAGTAACGCAATATCTTTTCTTTTTTCTATTACCGACATACTCAATGAACCAAGAATATTGAAAGTAGCTACAGCAATTATTAATGCCAAAATTATGTAAGCTGCCCAACGCTCAATCAACATCACATTGTAAAGATCTTTATGAAGATCATACCATGTATTTACGGAAGAATTCTCACCGGTAATAGTTTCGATTTGAGGTTTTACTTTCTCAGCATTCTCTAATTTGTCTAACCTGATTTCAATTCCGGTAACATTATTATTTAGTGCAAGCATTACTTGTGAAGAAGCAAGAGAAGTAAACGCATAGTTGTAATCATACTCCTTACTTTTTGCTTCGAATAATCCGGATACTAAAAATGGTTTAGTTTGAGGAATTGACATCGATAGAATTGATCTTTCAATTGATGCAGCCGATGAAACAAAAATTGTATCACCG
It contains:
- a CDS encoding ABC transporter ATP-binding protein, giving the protein MSIILDAVNIKKSFVNTKGKTLEVLKGIDVTVEEKNIEVIIGASGAGKSTLLYLLSGLDKPDEGIVKIKQTDILKLSDEKISKFRNDHIGFIFQFHHLLPEFTAAENIAIPQMVKGISRSKSLKRAEELLDTIGLADRKEHKPAELSGGEQQRVAVARALANDPDIIFADEPSGNLDSKNSDMLHQLIVDIRDKFGITFLIVTHNPELVKLGDVIHEIKDGKIFK
- a CDS encoding FtsX-like permease family protein, with protein sequence MFEFFIAKRYLKSKHKINFITIITLLSSLGVMIGVAALVIMLSVFNGFGSLVTSLLVEFDPHIRITNIDSFDGDKNILVDEISKINSIRNIGYYAEGKIIALNKKSYEIINLKGIDDNLQSADWGVKSKIISGEFDVGNNTGIDKIILGLPIALRLSARVGDTIFVSSAASIERSILSMSIPQTKPFLVSGLFEAKSKEYDYNYAFTSLASSQVMLALNNNVTGIEIRLDKLENAEKVKPQIETITGENSSVNTWYDLHKDLYNVMLIERWAAYIILALIIAVATFNILGSLSMSVIEKRKDIALLRSMGATNKSILRIFMFEGILIGLIGTVVGMMIGYFVCWLQITYNIYPLDSAKYIINSLPIQVRWGDFFAVGFASLFLTFLASIYPAKKAVKVSITEAIKWE